A stretch of DNA from Kiritimatiellia bacterium:
TGATTCTCATCGTTATCGTGGTCGGCTTCATCCTGTACCGGCTGGTGTTCTAGCATGCACAAGGCCGCCGAACAGTGCGCCGAGCTGCGGATGGATTCGACCTGGGGGCCGGTGCGCATCGCCGCCCGCGCCGGGCATGTGAGCGCGTGCGCGCTGCCGGCGCTCCGCGCGGAGCCGGGGCAGCCCTTCCGTTGGAAAACGTCGAGCCTGCGCGCGGGCACGAAGGAAGACCGGGCCGTGCTCGACCGGGCCCGCCGTTATGTCCTTTCGCTGTTCAAGGGACGGCCGGGGAAACCCCCGCCGCTGGATTGGCCCGCGGCGTCGCCCTTCACACTGCGGGTGTGGCGCGCCTTGCTTACCCTGCCGCCCGGCACCGTGTTGGGCTACGGGGAACTCGCCCGCAAGGTGGGGCGTGCCGGAAGCGCGCGGGCCGTCGGCCGCGCCTGCGGCGCCAACCCTTTGCCCCTCTTCATTCCCTGTCACCGCGTCCGGGC
This window harbors:
- a CDS encoding methylated-DNA--[protein]-cysteine S-methyltransferase; this encodes MHKAAEQCAELRMDSTWGPVRIAARAGHVSACALPALRAEPGQPFRWKTSSLRAGTKEDRAVLDRARRYVLSLFKGRPGKPPPLDWPAASPFTLRVWRALLTLPPGTVLGYGELARKVGRAGSARAVGRACGANPLPLFIPCHRVRAGDGGLGGFSGGLPWKRLLLDRESRAAAKPGPGRRTRRP